A genome region from Bacteroides stercoris ATCC 43183 includes the following:
- the lysS gene encoding lysine--tRNA ligase, which translates to MNVLELSEQEIIRRNSMNELRAMGIEPYPAAEYVTNAFSTDIKKEFKDDAEPRHVSVAGRIMSRRVMGKASFIELQDSKGRIQVYITRDDICPGEDKEMYNTVFKRLLDLGDFIGIEGFVFRTQMGEISIHAQKLTVLAKSIKPLPIVKYKDGVAYDSFDDPELRYRQRYVDLIVNDGVKETFLKRATIIKTMRAVLDEAGYTEVETPILQSIPGGASARPFITHHNSLDMDLYLRIATELYLKRLIVGGFEGVYEIGKNFRNEGMDKNHNPEFTCMELYVQYKDYNWMMGFTEKLLERICIAVNGSTETTIDGKTISFKAPYRRLPILDAIKEKTGYDLNGKSEEEIRQVCRELKMEIDDTMGKGKLIDEIFGEFCEGTFIQPTFITDYPVEMSPLTKMHRSKPGLTERFELMVNGKELANAYSELNDPIDQEERFKEQLKLSEKGDDEAMFIDQDFLKALQYGMPPTSGIGIGIDRLTMLMTGQAFIQEVLFFPQMRPEKVTPKDAPAKFMELGIPEEWVAVIQKAGYNLVSDIKDVNPQKLHMDICGINKKYKLELANPTVKDVEGWVEKI; encoded by the coding sequence ATGAACGTATTAGAACTAAGTGAACAAGAAATCATTCGTCGCAACAGCATGAATGAACTTCGCGCGATGGGTATCGAACCCTATCCCGCAGCAGAGTATGTAACCAACGCTTTCTCTACCGATATTAAAAAAGAATTCAAAGACGACGCCGAACCGCGCCACGTATCCGTAGCCGGACGCATCATGAGCCGCCGCGTCATGGGGAAAGCCTCTTTCATCGAGTTACAGGACTCCAAAGGCCGTATCCAGGTATATATCACCCGCGATGACATCTGTCCGGGCGAAGACAAGGAAATGTATAATACCGTATTCAAACGCTTGCTCGATTTAGGCGACTTCATCGGTATCGAAGGCTTTGTATTCCGCACTCAGATGGGCGAAATCAGTATCCATGCCCAGAAGCTGACCGTGCTTGCCAAAAGCATCAAACCGCTTCCTATCGTAAAATATAAAGACGGTGTGGCCTACGACTCGTTCGACGACCCGGAACTGCGCTACCGCCAACGCTACGTGGACCTCATCGTGAACGACGGCGTCAAGGAAACATTCCTGAAACGCGCCACAATCATCAAGACCATGCGTGCCGTACTGGACGAAGCCGGCTATACGGAAGTGGAAACACCGATTCTGCAATCCATCCCCGGCGGTGCAAGCGCACGCCCCTTCATCACCCACCACAACTCATTGGATATGGACCTCTACCTGCGTATCGCCACCGAGCTTTACCTGAAGAGACTTATCGTAGGCGGTTTTGAGGGTGTATACGAAATCGGAAAGAATTTCCGTAACGAAGGTATGGACAAAAACCATAACCCGGAATTCACCTGCATGGAGCTGTACGTGCAGTATAAGGACTACAACTGGATGATGGGATTCACCGAGAAACTCCTCGAACGTATCTGTATCGCTGTAAACGGCAGCACAGAGACTACCATCGACGGAAAGACCATCAGCTTCAAGGCTCCTTACCGCCGCCTGCCCATCCTGGATGCCATTAAGGAAAAGACCGGCTACGACCTCAACGGCAAGAGCGAGGAAGAAATCCGCCAGGTGTGCCGCGAACTGAAAATGGAGATTGACGACACTATGGGCAAAGGCAAGCTGATAGACGAAATCTTCGGCGAATTCTGTGAAGGCACATTCATACAGCCTACCTTCATCACCGACTATCCGGTAGAGATGAGCCCGCTGACCAAGATGCACCGCAGCAAGCCCGGACTGACCGAACGCTTCGAGCTGATGGTGAACGGTAAAGAGCTGGCCAACGCATACAGTGAGCTGAACGACCCCATCGATCAGGAAGAACGCTTCAAAGAGCAGTTGAAACTGAGTGAAAAGGGTGACGACGAAGCTATGTTTATCGATCAGGACTTCCTGAAAGCGCTGCAATACGGTATGCCTCCCACATCGGGCATCGGTATCGGCATCGACCGTCTGACGATGTTGATGACCGGACAGGCATTCATCCAGGAAGTATTGTTCTTCCCGCAGATGCGCCCCGAAAAGGTCACTCCGAAAGACGCGCCTGCCAAATTCATGGAACTGGGTATCCCCGAAGAATGGGTGGCAGTCATCCAGAAAGCCGGCTACAACCTGGTTAGCGACATAAAGGATGTAAACCCGCAAAAGCTGCACATGGACATTTGCGGCATCAACAAGAAATATAAACTGGAACTGGCAAATCCGACCGTGAAAGATGTGGAAGGTTGGGTTGAGAAAATCTAA
- a CDS encoding NAD(P)H-dependent glycerol-3-phosphate dehydrogenase, translating to MKLPGKIAIMGGGSWATAIAKMVLAQEETINWYMRRDDRIADFKRLGHNPAYLTGVKFDTKRINFNSNINDVVKESDTLIFVTPSPYLKAHLKKLKTKIKDKFIITAIKGIVPDDNMIVSEYFTKEYGVPTENIAVLAGPCHAEEVALERLSYLTIACPDIDKADKFSRRLASSFIKTSVSNDVAGIEYGSVLKNVYAIAAGICSGLKYGDNFQAVLMSNAIQEMNRFLQTVHPLNRNISDSVYLGDMLVTGYSNFSRNRTFGTMIGKGYSVKSAQIEMEMIAEGYYGTKCIKEINKHYHVNMPILDAVYNILYERISPMIEIKLLTDSFR from the coding sequence ATGAAACTACCCGGTAAGATAGCCATTATGGGCGGAGGAAGCTGGGCCACTGCCATTGCAAAGATGGTACTGGCACAAGAAGAGACTATAAATTGGTATATGCGGCGCGACGACCGCATTGCCGATTTTAAGCGTCTCGGTCATAACCCTGCCTACCTGACGGGCGTCAAGTTCGATACCAAGCGTATCAATTTCAACTCAAACATCAACGATGTAGTCAAGGAGTCGGATACGCTTATCTTTGTAACTCCTTCTCCTTATCTGAAGGCTCACCTGAAGAAGCTGAAGACAAAAATCAAGGATAAGTTCATCATCACTGCCATTAAGGGCATCGTACCTGATGACAACATGATTGTATCGGAATACTTCACGAAAGAATACGGTGTTCCTACCGAAAATATCGCAGTACTGGCGGGTCCCTGCCATGCGGAAGAGGTTGCGCTCGAGCGGCTTTCCTATCTCACGATAGCGTGTCCCGATATAGACAAGGCGGACAAGTTTTCCCGCCGTCTGGCAAGTTCATTCATCAAGACTTCCGTAAGCAACGACGTGGCAGGTATCGAATACGGTTCCGTACTCAAAAACGTATATGCCATTGCCGCCGGCATTTGCAGCGGACTGAAATACGGCGATAATTTCCAGGCGGTACTCATGTCCAATGCCATACAGGAGATGAACCGTTTCCTGCAAACCGTACATCCGCTGAACAGAAACATCAGCGATTCTGTTTATCTGGGTGACATGTTGGTGACAGGATACTCCAACTTCAGCCGTAACCGTACGTTCGGTACGATGATAGGTAAAGGATATTCCGTAAAAAGTGCCCAGATAGAGATGGAAATGATAGCCGAAGGTTATTACGGAACCAAGTGCATCAAGGAAATCAACAAGCATTACCACGTGAACATGCCGATACTGGATGCTGTGTACAACATCTTATATGAGCGCATCTCACCGATGATTGAAATCAAGTTACTGACTGACTCTTTCCGGTAA
- a CDS encoding glucose-6-phosphate isomerase has translation MISLNIEKTLGFISKENVFAYEAQVKAAQEALENGTGKGNDFLGWLHLPSSITKEHLADLKATAQVLRENCEAVVVAGIGGSYLGARAVIEALSNSFAWLQDKKSGPVILYAGHNIGEDYLYELTEYLKDKKFGVINISKSGTTTETALAFRLLKKQCEDQRGKEMAKKVIVAVTDAKKGAARVTADNEGYKSFIIPDNVGGRFSVLTPVGLLPIAVAGFDIEKLVAGAAAMEKACGKDVPFAENPAAIYAATRNELYKNGKKIEILVNFNPKLHYVSEWWKQLYGESEGKENKGIFPASVDFSTDLHSMGQWIQEGERTIYETVISVEKTQYSLQVPSDEANLDGLNFLAGKHVDEVNKMAELGTQLAHVDGGVPNMRIVIPALNEESLGGLLYFFEKACGISGYLLGVNPFNQPGVEAYKKNMFALLNKPGYEEESKAIQARL, from the coding sequence ATGATTAGTTTGAACATTGAAAAGACTCTTGGATTCATTTCCAAAGAAAATGTTTTCGCCTACGAAGCCCAAGTCAAGGCTGCACAGGAAGCATTGGAAAACGGAACCGGTAAAGGCAACGACTTTTTAGGCTGGCTACACCTTCCTTCTTCCATTACAAAGGAGCACCTGGCAGACCTGAAAGCTACCGCGCAAGTGCTGCGCGAGAATTGTGAAGCAGTGGTTGTTGCCGGAATCGGCGGAAGCTACCTCGGTGCACGCGCCGTTATCGAGGCTTTGTCAAACAGTTTCGCATGGTTGCAGGACAAGAAGTCCGGCCCGGTTATTCTGTATGCAGGACACAACATCGGTGAAGATTATCTGTACGAGCTTACCGAATATCTGAAAGACAAGAAATTCGGTGTCATCAATATTTCCAAATCGGGAACCACTACCGAAACGGCTTTGGCCTTCCGCCTGCTGAAAAAGCAATGCGAAGACCAACGCGGCAAGGAGATGGCCAAAAAGGTGATCGTTGCCGTTACAGACGCCAAGAAAGGCGCAGCACGCGTTACCGCAGACAATGAAGGGTACAAATCTTTCATTATCCCCGATAACGTAGGCGGCCGTTTCTCCGTACTCACCCCAGTAGGTCTGCTGCCCATCGCCGTTGCAGGCTTCGACATCGAAAAACTGGTAGCAGGCGCGGCAGCTATGGAAAAGGCCTGCGGAAAGGATGTTCCGTTCGCTGAAAACCCGGCAGCTATCTATGCAGCCACCCGCAATGAACTCTACAAGAACGGCAAGAAGATTGAAATCCTTGTAAACTTCAACCCCAAATTGCACTACGTAAGCGAATGGTGGAAGCAACTTTACGGTGAATCCGAAGGTAAAGAGAACAAGGGTATCTTCCCTGCATCCGTGGATTTCTCTACCGACCTGCACTCCATGGGACAATGGATTCAGGAAGGTGAACGTACCATTTATGAAACTGTCATTTCAGTAGAAAAGACGCAGTATTCGCTGCAAGTTCCTTCGGACGAAGCCAACCTCGACGGTCTGAACTTCCTCGCCGGAAAGCACGTGGACGAGGTGAACAAGATGGCTGAACTCGGCACACAACTGGCTCACGTAGACGGTGGCGTACCCAACATGCGCATCGTGATTCCTGCACTGAACGAGGAAAGTCTCGGCGGATTGCTGTACTTCTTTGAGAAAGCATGCGGCATCAGCGGCTACCTGCTGGGGGTTAATCCGTTCAACCAACCGGGTGTGGAAGCCTACAAGAAGAATATGTTCGCCCTGCTGAACAAGCCGGGTTACGAAGAAGAATCCAAAGCCATCCAGGCAAGACTGTGA
- a CDS encoding HAD-IA family hydrolase: MFKEAISRYLREHGYDNIRLKAVLFDMDGVLFNSMPYHADAWHTVMERHGLHLSREEAYMHEGRTGAATINIVYQRQYGKDATPEMIESIYAEKSEEFNRHPEPERMSGAWEVLQKIKAEGLTPVLVTGSGQHSLLDRLAHNFPGMFQRERMVTAFDVKYGKPNPEPYLMGLEKAGVKANEAIVVENAPIGVQAGAAAGIFTIAVNTGPLDGQVLLDAGANLLFPSMQAFCDNWEAVRDALASEE; encoded by the coding sequence GTGTTTAAAGAAGCAATATCCCGCTATTTAAGAGAACACGGATACGACAATATCCGGCTGAAAGCCGTTCTTTTCGACATGGACGGCGTGTTGTTCAACTCCATGCCTTATCATGCCGATGCATGGCATACGGTAATGGAACGTCACGGTCTGCATCTGAGCCGCGAGGAAGCTTATATGCACGAAGGACGTACGGGAGCAGCAACAATCAACATCGTATATCAACGGCAATACGGCAAAGATGCCACTCCTGAGATGATAGAGAGTATCTATGCCGAAAAAAGCGAAGAATTCAACAGACATCCCGAACCCGAACGTATGTCCGGAGCATGGGAAGTGTTACAGAAAATAAAAGCGGAAGGGTTGACTCCCGTATTGGTAACCGGTTCCGGCCAGCACTCCCTGCTGGACAGACTGGCACATAACTTTCCCGGCATGTTCCAACGCGAACGTATGGTCACCGCCTTTGATGTGAAATATGGCAAGCCCAATCCGGAGCCTTATCTTATGGGACTGGAAAAAGCAGGGGTAAAGGCCAATGAAGCTATTGTCGTGGAGAATGCACCCATCGGCGTCCAGGCAGGAGCAGCGGCAGGGATATTCACAATCGCTGTCAATACCGGTCCGCTGGACGGACAAGTGCTGCTGGATGCGGGAGCCAATCTGTTATTCCCTTCCATGCAGGCTTTCTGCGATAACTGGGAAGCTGTGCGGGATGCGCTTGCATCTGAAGAGTAA
- a CDS encoding SecDF P1 head subdomain-containing protein — protein sequence MWRKLLGILTLFSFLPYFSICQNKLRENGWYHILSGQTDSISREPIVTTKDFIALKLDTDYFGKYVISGQISNYKRKKWAEETGKATGRQIAFIFNDSVITNPRVNCSIESGAFQITSVLDEKLPDIYKQLKQEKIDSIATLFKDWEKDSLYFAMPPEYRDSIIMAIDYWEAYTWIKLTTKPDEHYWYSITDSAEYKKLEEALKEELEKSNLSSRASDYMQSDTYQTYKMYVCNNPEYINLMFQCFLFKKIRGLYSYLIDDIIQTKYPSAPSIRTYIDKTDNSDDERFAVYEWQRQIWVLLNKDKQTDDPRDI from the coding sequence ATGTGGAGAAAGCTGCTTGGAATACTGACATTGTTTTCTTTCCTGCCGTATTTTTCGATTTGCCAGAACAAGCTTCGGGAAAATGGCTGGTATCATATCTTGTCCGGACAGACGGACAGCATTTCCAGAGAGCCTATCGTAACGACGAAGGATTTCATCGCCCTTAAACTGGATACGGATTATTTCGGAAAATATGTAATCAGCGGACAAATCAGCAACTATAAACGAAAGAAATGGGCTGAGGAAACGGGAAAGGCAACAGGCAGGCAGATAGCTTTCATATTCAATGATTCTGTCATAACCAATCCACGGGTCAACTGTAGCATAGAGAGCGGTGCTTTCCAAATAACTTCCGTTCTTGATGAAAAACTACCGGACATATATAAACAACTGAAACAAGAGAAGATTGATTCTATCGCAACGCTTTTCAAGGACTGGGAAAAAGATTCTCTCTATTTTGCCATGCCCCCGGAATACAGAGATTCCATAATAATGGCAATTGATTACTGGGAAGCCTACACATGGATAAAGCTAACCACTAAGCCCGATGAACATTATTGGTACAGCATAACAGACTCTGCCGAGTACAAAAAGCTGGAAGAAGCCCTGAAAGAAGAACTTGAGAAGTCCAATCTTAGCAGCAGGGCTTCAGATTACATGCAGTCGGATACATATCAAACGTATAAAATGTATGTATGCAACAACCCTGAATATATCAACCTTATGTTCCAATGCTTTCTTTTCAAGAAAATCAGAGGGTTGTACAGCTATCTGATAGACGATATTATCCAAACCAAATACCCTTCCGCCCCAAGTATAAGGACATATATTGACAAGACCGACAATTCCGATGATGAGAGATTTGCCGTATATGAATGGCAACGACAGATATGGGTCTTGCTGAATAAGGACAAACAGACGGATGACCCAAGAGATATATAA
- the asnA gene encoding aspartate--ammonia ligase, with protein sequence MSYLIKPEGYKPLLDLKQTELGIKQIKEFFQLNLSSELRLRRVTAPLFVLKGMGINDDLNGVERAVSFPIKDLGDAQAEVVHSLAKWKRLTLAEYGIEPGYGIYTDMNAIRADEELGNLHSLYVDQWDWERVITEQDRNIDFLKEIVTRIYAAMVRTEYMVYEMYPQIKPCLPQKLHFIHAEELRQMYPNIEPKCREHAIAKKFGAVFIIGIGCKLSDGKKHDGRAPDYDDYTTPGLNGLPGLNGDLLLWDDVLQRSVELSSMGIRVDKEALQRQLKQEGEEKRLELYFHKRLMGDALPLSIGGGIGQSRLCMFYLRKAHIGEIQASIWPEDMRSECKAHNIHLI encoded by the coding sequence ATGAGTTACCTGATAAAACCCGAAGGATACAAACCTTTATTGGACTTAAAACAAACGGAATTAGGCATTAAACAGATTAAAGAATTCTTTCAGTTGAATCTTTCTTCCGAACTCCGCCTGCGTCGTGTCACTGCCCCTCTCTTTGTATTAAAAGGCATGGGTATCAACGACGATTTGAACGGTGTGGAACGGGCTGTGTCGTTTCCCATCAAAGATTTAGGCGATGCGCAGGCAGAAGTGGTACATTCGCTTGCCAAATGGAAGCGTCTGACACTTGCCGAATACGGTATAGAACCGGGATACGGAATTTATACCGATATGAATGCCATCCGTGCGGACGAAGAGCTGGGCAACTTACATTCTTTATATGTAGACCAATGGGATTGGGAGCGCGTTATCACCGAACAAGACCGTAACATAGACTTTCTGAAAGAGATAGTCACCCGCATTTATGCTGCAATGGTCCGTACGGAATATATGGTATATGAAATGTATCCGCAAATCAAGCCCTGCCTGCCACAGAAATTACACTTTATCCATGCGGAAGAGCTCCGGCAGATGTATCCCAATATAGAACCGAAATGCCGTGAGCATGCCATTGCCAAGAAGTTCGGCGCCGTATTTATCATCGGCATCGGTTGCAAACTAAGCGACGGCAAAAAACACGATGGACGCGCTCCGGACTATGATGACTACACAACTCCCGGCTTGAACGGTCTGCCCGGCTTAAACGGCGACTTATTATTGTGGGACGATGTGCTTCAACGCAGTGTGGAATTATCCTCAATGGGTATCCGCGTAGACAAAGAAGCCCTCCAGCGTCAGCTCAAGCAGGAAGGTGAAGAAAAACGTCTGGAACTCTATTTCCACAAACGCCTGATGGGAGATGCGCTGCCCTTGTCTATCGGTGGCGGTATCGGTCAGTCCCGGCTGTGTATGTTCTATTTGCGCAAAGCCCATATCGGAGAAATACAAGCCAGCATCTGGCCCGAAGATATGCGCTCGGAATGTAAGGCACACAACATACATTTAATCTAA
- the ung gene encoding uracil-DNA glycosylase — translation MNVQIEDSWKAHLQPEFDKDYFYTLTNFVREEYGKYAIYPPGKLIFNAFNLCPFDKVKVVIIGQDPYHGPGQAHGLCFSVNDGVPFPPSLVNIFKEIKADIGTDAPPTGNLTRWAEQGVLLLNATLTVRAHQAGSHQNRGWETFTDAAIRILAEEREHLVFILWGVYAQRKGAFIDRNKHLVLTSAHPSPLSAYNGFFGNKHFSKTNEYLKAHGKEEIKW, via the coding sequence ATGAACGTTCAGATCGAAGATAGCTGGAAAGCACATTTGCAGCCTGAATTTGACAAAGATTACTTTTACACATTAACGAACTTCGTGCGTGAGGAATATGGTAAATATGCCATATATCCACCAGGAAAATTGATATTCAATGCTTTCAACTTATGTCCTTTTGACAAGGTAAAGGTAGTGATTATCGGCCAGGACCCATACCATGGTCCCGGACAAGCACACGGACTCTGTTTCTCCGTCAACGACGGCGTGCCCTTCCCGCCCTCTTTAGTCAATATTTTTAAAGAAATCAAAGCGGATATCGGAACAGATGCGCCACCTACCGGCAACTTAACCCGTTGGGCGGAACAAGGCGTATTACTGCTCAATGCCACTCTCACCGTACGTGCCCATCAAGCCGGCTCCCATCAGAACCGCGGCTGGGAAACATTTACAGATGCCGCCATCCGTATTCTTGCCGAAGAACGGGAGCATTTGGTCTTTATATTATGGGGAGTTTATGCACAACGAAAAGGTGCTTTTATCGATCGCAACAAACACTTGGTACTGACATCCGCACACCCTTCCCCTCTTTCCGCATACAACGGTTTCTTCGGAAACAAACATTTCAGCAAGACGAATGAATACCTGAAAGCGCACGGAAAGGAAGAGATAAAATGGTAA
- a CDS encoding putative LPS assembly protein LptD: protein MTPLKANTFISFILLFVLLLLSGEAASQRRRRSVVPPGRQQVDSLRSDSLGQGIASSHRRGMRDTLQPDSLRMDTLAASGKKKQPLDAPVTYEANDSIVFTQGGYAHLYGQGKVNYQQIELAADVITMNMDSSTVYAHGVEDSLGVKKGTPVFKDGETPYETNTIRYNFKSKKGIISNVVSQQGEGYVTGNNAKKGANDELYMKSGRYTTCDHHEHPHFYMQMTYAKVRPKKNVVTGPAYLVVEDVPLPLAVPFFFFPFSSSYSSGFLMPTYMDDSSRGFGLTDGGYYFAISDKMDLKLRADIFTKGSWALNAESNYIKRYKYSGLFQASYQVTKTGDKGLPDYSVAKDFKIVWSHRQDAKANPNQTFSASVNFATSSYERTNIGNMYNSNAMSQNTKTSSISYSRYFFDRKLTIAATTNIAQTMKDSSVNVTLPDLNISLSTLYPFKRKKAAGEEKWYEKISIRYTGRLTNSIQTKDNLLFKSNLIKDWKNGMKHEIPISATFTLFKYFNVTPSVNYTERWYTRKVMKDWDPNAGGSGREVATDTIYGFHRVYDYRASLGINTKIYGMYNPIFFPKKKIQIRHVITPSVSISAAPDFGSSRYGYYDSYIKNYADGRRDTVVYSPYAGQAFDVPGRGKQGNITFSISNNLEMKYYSSKKDTIKKISLIDELGANINYNMAAATRPWGDLGLNLRLKLSKNYTFSMSSSFKTYGYKFDKNGNVVENDRTEWSYGRFGIFQGYGSSFSYTFNNETWKKWKEKLSGTKDADKEKDKENSSEEGEDAEASSDESGIPKKKVEKAAVDADGYQVFKMPWSLNFNYSFNISEDRSKPINRKKMRYPYRYTHNLSASGNIKLSNKWAVSFNSGYDFEAKKIVQTTFNITRDLHCFSMSASLSPFGQWKYYNFTIRANASILQDLKWEQRSQTQSNIQWY from the coding sequence ATGACGCCATTGAAAGCAAATACATTCATATCATTCATACTACTATTCGTCTTACTTCTTCTTTCCGGTGAGGCTGCTTCGCAACGTCGTCGGCGCAGTGTTGTACCACCAGGAAGACAGCAAGTGGACTCTTTGCGGAGTGATTCGCTGGGGCAGGGGATTGCATCTTCTCATAGGAGAGGTATGCGCGATACCTTGCAACCCGATTCTTTGCGGATGGATACGCTGGCTGCTTCTGGCAAGAAGAAACAGCCTTTGGACGCTCCGGTGACTTATGAGGCAAACGATTCCATCGTATTTACTCAAGGCGGATATGCGCATCTCTATGGTCAGGGAAAAGTAAACTATCAGCAGATAGAATTGGCGGCGGATGTTATTACCATGAATATGGATAGTAGCACGGTTTATGCCCATGGAGTGGAGGATTCGTTGGGTGTGAAGAAGGGAACACCGGTTTTCAAGGATGGAGAAACCCCATACGAGACTAATACGATTCGCTATAACTTCAAGAGTAAGAAGGGTATTATAAGTAATGTAGTCAGCCAGCAGGGCGAAGGATATGTAACCGGAAACAATGCAAAAAAAGGCGCTAATGACGAACTGTATATGAAGAGTGGCCGATACACGACCTGCGACCACCATGAGCACCCCCACTTCTATATGCAGATGACTTACGCAAAAGTGCGCCCCAAAAAGAATGTAGTGACCGGACCTGCCTATCTGGTGGTGGAGGATGTGCCTTTGCCGCTTGCCGTGCCGTTCTTTTTCTTCCCGTTTTCGAGCAGCTATTCGTCGGGTTTCCTCATGCCTACCTATATGGATGACTCCAGCCGCGGTTTCGGTTTGACGGACGGTGGATATTACTTTGCCATCAGTGACAAGATGGATTTGAAGTTGCGTGCCGATATTTTTACGAAAGGTTCCTGGGCTTTGAATGCCGAGTCCAATTATATCAAACGGTACAAATATTCGGGCTTGTTTCAGGCAAGCTACCAGGTAACCAAAACCGGTGATAAAGGATTACCGGATTATTCTGTGGCTAAGGACTTCAAGATTGTATGGTCTCACAGACAGGATGCGAAGGCCAATCCGAATCAGACATTTTCTGCCAGCGTGAACTTTGCTACCAGTAGTTATGAGCGTACCAACATCGGCAATATGTACAATTCGAATGCCATGTCGCAGAATACAAAAACTTCAAGTATCAGTTATTCCCGTTATTTCTTCGACAGGAAACTGACGATTGCGGCAACCACCAATATCGCACAGACTATGAAGGACTCCTCGGTCAATGTCACTCTGCCCGACTTGAATATCTCCTTGTCTACGCTTTACCCTTTTAAGCGTAAGAAAGCGGCGGGTGAAGAAAAATGGTATGAGAAGATTTCCATCCGGTATACGGGGCGTTTGACCAACAGTATCCAGACCAAAGACAACCTGCTGTTTAAATCCAATCTGATAAAGGACTGGAAAAACGGTATGAAGCATGAGATACCCATCAGCGCTACTTTCACATTGTTCAAGTACTTCAATGTAACGCCTTCTGTCAACTATACCGAACGCTGGTATACGCGCAAGGTCATGAAAGACTGGGATCCCAATGCCGGAGGAAGCGGCAGGGAAGTGGCTACTGATACGATTTACGGTTTTCACCGTGTGTATGATTACAGAGCCAGCCTGGGTATCAATACGAAGATATACGGTATGTATAATCCTATATTCTTTCCTAAAAAGAAGATACAGATCCGCCATGTCATAACCCCGTCGGTGAGCATAAGTGCCGCACCTGATTTTGGTTCCTCGCGCTACGGTTATTACGACTCCTATATCAAGAATTATGCGGACGGAAGACGGGATACGGTGGTTTATTCTCCCTATGCCGGTCAGGCGTTTGATGTGCCGGGAAGAGGTAAGCAGGGAAATATAACCTTCAGTATCTCCAACAACCTGGAGATGAAGTATTACAGCAGTAAGAAGGATACGATTAAGAAAATCAGTCTGATTGACGAGTTGGGAGCTAATATTAATTACAATATGGCGGCTGCGACACGTCCTTGGGGTGACCTTGGGCTGAATTTGCGTTTGAAGTTGAGCAAGAATTACACGTTCAGTATGAGCTCTTCATTCAAGACATACGGTTATAAGTTCGATAAGAATGGAAATGTGGTAGAGAATGACCGTACGGAATGGTCCTACGGACGTTTCGGTATTTTCCAGGGATACGGTTCTTCCTTTAGCTATACGTTTAATAACGAAACATGGAAAAAGTGGAAAGAGAAGCTGAGCGGCACTAAGGATGCCGATAAGGAGAAAGATAAGGAAAATTCTTCCGAGGAAGGGGAAGATGCGGAAGCAAGTTCCGATGAGAGCGGCATTCCCAAGAAGAAAGTGGAAAAGGCAGCGGTGGATGCCGATGGTTATCAGGTGTTCAAGATGCCCTGGTCTTTGAATTTCAATTATAGTTTTAATATTTCCGAAGACCGTAGCAAGCCTATCAATCGGAAAAAAATGCGCTATCCTTACCGTTATACTCATAACTTGAGCGCTTCGGGTAATATAAAACTTTCCAATAAGTGGGCGGTGAGCTTTAACTCCGGTTACGATTTTGAAGCAAAGAAGATAGTACAGACCACCTTTAATATCACACGTGACCTGCACTGTTTCAGCATGTCGGCCAGTCTGTCTCCTTTCGGGCAGTGGAAATACTACAACTTTACCATTCGTGCCAACGCAAGCATTTTGCAAGACTTGAAATGGGAGCAGAGAAGCCAGACACAGAGTAATATTCAGTGGTACTAA
- a CDS encoding HD domain-containing protein, with protein MSPQGLIDKYYPEANELRHILLTHSRSVADKALWIADRHPELSLDRDFLYEAAMLHDIGIFLTDADGIYCFGDKPYICHGYLGADLVRSEGYPRHALVCERHTGAGLALEDIVAQNLPVPHRDMLPVSMEEQVVCFADKFYSKTHLDREKSVEKARDSLLRYGKAGVQRFDYWCKLFL; from the coding sequence ATGAGTCCCCAAGGGTTGATTGATAAATATTATCCGGAAGCCAATGAATTGAGGCATATCCTACTGACGCACAGCCGTTCTGTGGCCGATAAGGCTTTGTGGATTGCCGACCGCCATCCGGAGTTGTCTTTGGACAGAGATTTTCTGTATGAAGCGGCTATGTTGCACGATATAGGTATATTCCTGACAGATGCCGACGGCATTTATTGCTTTGGCGACAAACCCTATATCTGTCATGGCTATCTGGGAGCGGACCTGGTGCGTTCGGAAGGATATCCGCGTCATGCCTTGGTTTGTGAAAGGCATACGGGGGCCGGTCTCGCACTGGAGGATATTGTTGCGCAAAATCTGCCTGTTCCTCACCGGGACATGCTTCCGGTAAGTATGGAAGAGCAGGTTGTATGTTTTGCAGATAAGTTTTATTCCAAGACACATCTGGACAGGGAAAAAAGTGTAGAGAAAGCGCGTGACAGCCTGCTGCGTTATGGCAAAGCCGGCGTGCAACGCTTTGATTATTGGTGTAAACTGTTTTTGTAG